The Triticum aestivum cultivar Chinese Spring chromosome 7B, IWGSC CS RefSeq v2.1, whole genome shotgun sequence genome window below encodes:
- the LOC123155967 gene encoding toMV susceptible protein tm-1(GCR26) has translation MEVLCIGTADTKLEELLFLATCLRSSLAASASVPKVKVSIVDVSTTKTVPTQDSEDIAVIARDTVLSCYPDSSQQDLPDDRGEAIALMSKALQSFLKNRYEAGTLVAAVGLGGSGGTALIAPALRSLPLGVPKLIVSTVASGNTAPYVGTSDLVLFPSVVDICGINSVSRVILSNAASAVAGMVYGILMASNESDETDTKLTVGITMFGVTTQCANAVKDRLNKEGYETLVFHATGVGGKAMEELVRGGFIQGVLDITTTEVADYIVGGIMACDETRFDAAIDKKIPLVLSVGALDMVNFGAHDTIPAAFLDRKIHIHNEQISLMRTTLEENKKFAQFIADKLNKSLSTVTVCLPQKGISAIDAPGMPFYDPEATSALLDELNTRLVKTENRQVKLLPYHINDPEFANALVDAFLSMDIKASSAITQKNNMVLPKQDTNEKESSSGQKTSDSSIIWRPPMDFPDARPETLQKTKSILHKLKQQIGEGIPVIGAGAGTGISAKFEEAGGVDLIVLYNSGRFRMAGRGSLAGLLPFADANAIVLEMANEVLPVVKEVPVLAGVCATDPFRRMDHFLKQLEAIGFCGVQNFPTVGLFDGNFRQNLEETGMGYSMEVEMISRAHSMGFLTTPYAFNPEEGASMAKAGAHIVVAHMGLTTAGSIGAKTAATLDDSVARVQAIADAAVGVNPDIIVLCHGGPISGPREAEFILKNTNRVHGFYGASSMERLPVEQAITNTMKEYKRMSLK, from the exons ATGGAGGTGCTCTGCATCGGGACGGCCGACACCAAGCTGGAGGAGCTGCTCTTCCTCGCCACTTGCCTCCGCTCCAgcctcgccgcctccgcctccgtcccAAAG GTTAAAGTGAGCATAGTGGATGTGTCCACAACTAAAACAGTACCAACACAAGATTCTGAAGACATTGCAGTTATTGCAAGAGATACAGTTCTCTCATGCTATCCGGATTCCAGCCAACAAGATCTTCCAGATGACAGAGGTGAAGCGATTGCGCTTATGTCAAAGGCCCTTCAGAGCTTTCTGAAAAACAGATATGAGGCCGGCACCCTGGTTGCTGCTGTTGGCTTAGGAGGAAGTGGAGGAACCGCACTAATTGCTCCTGCTCTAAGATCCCTACCACTCGGAGTGCCTAAGCTTATTGTATCCACTGTTGCTAGTGGCAATACTGCACCCTATGTTGGAACATCTGACCTGGTATTATTTCCTTCAGTTGTTGACATATGCGGAATAAACAGTGTCAGCCGTGTTATATTGTCCAATGCCGCTTCAGCTGTCGCCGGAATGGTATATGGGATATTAATGGCTTCCAATGAATCAGATGAAACAGACACAAAGCTGACTGTTGGAATTACAATGTTTGGTGTTACCACACAATGTGCAAATGCGGTCAAGGATAGACTGAACAAAGAAGGGTATGAGACGCTTGTATTCCATGCCACTGGTGTCGGAGGCAAAGCAATGGAAGAACTAGTTAGAGGTGGTTTCATACAG GGTGTATTGGACATAACAACAACAGAAGTTGCAGATTATATTGTTGGAGGTATCATGGCATGTGATGAGACCAGGTTTGATGCGGCTATAGATAAAAAGATCCCTCTGGTTCTGAGTGTTGGGGCCTTGGATATGGTTAACTTTGGAGCTCATGATACAATACCTGCTGCTTTCTTAGACAGAAAGATCCACATACATAATGAACAG ATTTCGTTGATGCGGACGACCTTGGAGGAGAACAAGAAATTTGCTCAGTTTATTGCTGACAAGCTGAACAAATCTTTATCTACAGTTACTGTTTGCCTTCCACAGAAGGGCATCTCTGCAATTGATGCACCTGGAATGCCGTTTTATGATCCTGAGGCTACATCTGCACTCTTGGATGAGTTAAATACTCGTCTTGTCAAAACTGAGAACAGACAG GTGAAACTGCTTCCTTATCATATAAACGATCCTGAATTTGCCAATGCCTTGGTGGATGCATTCTTGAGTATGGATATAAAGGCCTCTAGTGCCATAACTCAGAAAAACAACATGGTCCTACCAAAGCAAGACACAAATGAAAAAGAATCTTCTTCAGGACAGAAGACTTCAGATAGTTCTATCATATGGAGACCCCCCATGGATTTCCCTGATGCAAGACCAG AAACTTTGCAAAAGACAAAGTCAATACTACATAAATTAAAGCAACAAATCGGTGAGGGTATTCCTGTAATTGGAGCCGGTGCTGGTACGGGCATATCTGCAAAGTTCGAAGAAGCTGGTGGGGTTGATCTGATTGTGTTGTACAATTCCGGGAGGTTCCGTATGGCTGGAAGGGGCTCATTAGCAGGGCTCCTCCCATTTGCTGACGCAAATGCAATTGTACTTGAGATGGCCAATGAGGTGTTGCCT GTCGTTAAAGAAGTCCCTGTTCTTGCTGGGGTTTGTGCTACCGATCCATTTCGTAGAATGGATCACTTTCTTAAACAGCTGGAAGCCATTGGATTTTGTGGTGTCCAAAATTTCCCTACGGTTGGTCTGTTTGATGGAAACTTCAGACAGAATTTGGAAGAAACTGGAATGGGCTACAG CATGGAAGTGGAGATGATCTCAAGAGCCCACAGCATGGGTTTCCTGACGACCCCATATGCCTTCAATCCAGAAGAAGGCGCTTCCATGGCCAAGGCCGGAGCGCACATCGTAGTCGCGCATATGGGCCTCACAACAGCTGGGTCAATTGGCGCAAAGACGGCCGCCACTTTAGATGACAGCGTTGCCCGGGTTCAAGCCATTGCCGATGCCGCAGTCGGCGTTAACCCTGACATCATTGTTCTCTGCCATGGAG GTCCCATATCAGGGCCCCGGGAGGCGGAGTTTATCCTGAAGAACACGAACCGGGTCCATGGATTCTACGGCGCCTCGAGCATGGAGAGGCTGCCGGTTGAGCAGGCCATCACAAACACCATGAAGGAGTACAAACGCATGTCTCTGAAATGA
- the LOC100415891 gene encoding protein POOR HOMOLOGOUS SYNAPSIS 1 has product MAGAGGRSRERLTSRAEEAAGGKRRRQRWEVEFARYFAKPRRAPSTPPPPGLRYISRGKQLHQGTWLLAASPAALCISRPTHSFAARVLTVSIGDVVYEEHYVSILNFSWPQVACVTECPVRGSRVVFVSFCDRSKQIQKFAVRFPRLSDAESFLNSVIVKELSSNTMDIMPSGSDYMCELEDSSSSEYIPSNGLQYRPDEAVSFEEPTSDHRTDAPAVGYHMEPDQPVLQSPIATNINSIYSGFPEGYSGFPEGYSGFPEGYSGSVKIERDGGPFPATITDHAPEKAYILDTRIDAAGGNSVADKGKGAGKEIDVSDVTRDILAGIETYGGDDSFHDMLSKLDKAIDELGGDMLLAS; this is encoded by the exons ATGGCGGGCGCCGGCGGCAGGAGCAGGGAGCGGCTCACGTCGCGCGCGGAGGAGGCCGCGGGGGGCAAGCGGCGGAGGCAGAGGTGGGAGGTGGAGTTCGCGCGCTACTTCGCGAAGCCGCGGCGCGccccctcgacgccgccgccccccgGCCTCCGCTACATATCCCGCGGCAAGCAACTCCACCAGGGCACCTGGCTCCTGGCAGCCTCCCCCGCCGCCCTCTGCATCTCTCGCCCCACCCACTCCTTCGCCGCCCGCGTCCTCACCGTCTCCATCGGCGACGTCGTCTAC GAGGAGCACTATGTATCTATCCTCAACTTCTCATGGCCACAGGTTGCATGCGTGACAGAGTGCCCAGTTAGAGGGAGCAGGGTGGTGTTCGTGAGCTTTTGTGATAGGTCCAAACAG ATCCAGAAGTTTGCTGTACGTTTCCCTCGCCTCAGTGATGCAGAATCATTCTTGAATAGTGTGATTGTGAAG GAACTCTCAAGCAACACCATGGATATCATGCCATCTGGAAGCGACTATATGTGTGAGCTTGAAGATTCATCATCATCTGAATATATTCCTTCTAATGGACTTCAATACAG GCCTGATGAAGCGGTAAGCTTTGAGGAGCCAACTTCTGATCACAGGACAGACGCACCTGCTGTTGGCTACCACATGGAACCAGATCAGCCTGTTCTTCAATCTCCCATTGCTACAAATATCAATAGCATCTACTCTGGTTTTCCCGAGGGTTACTCTGGCTTCCCTGAGGGCTACTCTGGTTTCCCTGAGGGTTACTCTGGTTCAGTTAAAATTGAGAGAG ATGGAGGACCCTTTCCAGCAACTATAACTGATCATGCTCCTGAAAAG GCCTACATACTGGACACTCGGATTGATG CTGCTGGTGGAAATTCGGTTGCTGATAAAGGAAAGGGTGCTGGTAAAGAGATTGATGTTAGTGACGTAACACGTGATATTTTGGCAGGGATAGAG ACATATGGCGGGGACGACTCTTTTCATG ATATGCTGTCCAAGCTCGACAAAGCCATTGATGAACTGGGTGGTGACATGTTGCTTGCCTCTTGA
- the LOC123155968 gene encoding probable WRKY transcription factor 19 has product MSGPPVFSVLQGSNTTHSIKGQQISMIGNGHSFQQGVYVMDPSSFNQGIYAEKQSSFAERANMIQLNNFMADNSSPAGNRCQRLGCNELVEGQTPFCKSHRLGQQCQMIGCPQIPPNGVALCMSHGGGHPGSSAVPLTESEGSMKYEGDGQFRVMENAIGSTVIPNSDGEVVMCKYEGCSKRSQGNTVYCKVHSGGSKACMVQGCTKGAHGGTPMCIAHGGGKRCSVAGCRNAACGSSQGRTDCCVRHGGGKRCKHDGCGKGAQGNTDFCIGHGGGRRCKFEGCGKSAQGRSDNCIKHGGGRRCKFEGCSASAKWGVDFCSAHRKSMLGEGDTADGAPKPKRRAKKSGTKKAERAKRAKKTVDPAGPSSEEVTMPAVLSADMPEMGAIHVAAPVPDRPKSPETAIALEQPPLQLQQPPPLQSPAPSGLVASAEEGLPATGSVFFGL; this is encoded by the exons ATGTCTGGTCCACCTGTTTTTTCTGTGTTACAGGGTAGCAATACAACCCACAGCATAAAAG GGCAACAAATCTCAATGATTGGGAATGGTCATTCTTTTCAGCAAGGG GTGTATGTCATGGACCCTTCTTCTTTTAACCAAG GTATTTATGCTGAGAAGCAAAGCAGTTTTGCAGAGCGTGCCAATATGATACAGTTAAAT AACTTCATGGCAGACAATTCTTCGCCTG CTGGAAACCGCTGCCAGAGACTTGGGTGTAATGAACTTGTTGAAGGCCAGACACCGTTCTGCAAAAGCCACCGTTTAGGCCAACAATGCCAGATGATTGGCTGCCCTCAGATCCCACCAAATGGCGTAGCTTTGTGCATGTCGCATGGTGGAGGCCATCCTGGTTCCAGTGCAGTACCACTCACTGAATCTGAAGGTTCAATGAAGTATGAAGGAGATGGTCAATTTAGAGTGATGGAAAATGCTATCGGTAGCACAGTCATACCTAATTCTGATGGTGAAGTTGTGATGTGCAAGTACGAAGGATGTAGCAAACGATCCCAGGGAAATACTGTGTATTGCAAGGTCCACAGTGGTGGTTCAAAGGCCTGTATGGTTCAAGGTTGTACCAAGGGAGCACATGGAGGCACTCCTATGTGCATTGCTCATGGAGGAGGCAAGCGCTGTTCCGTCGCTGGATGCCGCAATGCTGCGTGTGGAAGCAGTCAAGGTCGCACTGACTGCTGCGTGAGGCACGGTGGTGGCAAGAGGTGCAAACATGATGGATGTGGAAAGGGTGCTCAAGGGAACACAGATTTTTGCATTGGGCACGGTGGGGGGAGGCGGTGCAAGTTTGAAGGATGCGGAAAGAGTGCACAAGGGCGGAGTGATAACTGCATCAAACATGGTGGTGGCAGACGCTGCAAGTTTGAAGGATGCAGCGCCAGCGCAAAATGGGGTGTGGATTTCTGCTCTGCACACAGGAAGAGCATGCTGGGTGAAGGTGATACTGCCGATGGAGCACCAAAGCCGAAACGTCGGGCCAAGAAGTCTGGGACGAAGAAGGCCGAGAGGGCCAAGAGGGCAAAGAAGACGGTTGATCCAGCTGGTCCCTCCAGCGAGGAAGTTACCATGCCCGCTGTACTTTCTGCTGACATGCCCGAGATGGGCGCTATCCATGTCGCCGCCCCCGTTCCGGACCGTCCCAAATCACCTGAGACCGCTATAGCGCTTGAACAGCCACCGCTTCAGCTTCAACAACCACCGCCGCTTCAGTCCCCGGCTCCATCTGGATTGGTCGCCTCAGCAGAGGAGGGTCTGCCAGCAACAGGTAGTGTATTCTTTGGTTTATAG